Below is a genomic region from Bacillota bacterium.
CCAGGTGCGGATTGACGTATCGAGGAAACGGATGTTCCAAAGTAAACCCTCCCGGAATCCGGCCGGCGCCGGGCGGTGCCGGCCGCGGCGGCCTGGCGGGCCGCAGGCTTGTGCACAAAACTGTGCACACGTGCAGTATACCAGCTTCCGCCGCGCAGCGCAACCGCCGCGCCGTCCGCCGCGCCGGCGGCGCACGCTCAGTCGTTCAGCTGTTCGATGCGGGGACGCAGATCCAGCTCGTCGATGAGGGCCAAATACTCCTCGGGCGCCAGCTCCCGGCCGCGGCCCGACACGGCGATGAGCAGCGCCTCGATGACGTTGGTGGCGAAGGAGCGGCCGTTCAGCTCGGGCGTGGAGGTGACCAGGAGGCGCACGCCGCGCCGCTTCAGCTCGTCCACGTCCTTCTTCGTAATGGTCTGGGTGATGACGGTTTTGCCCGTGAGATCGTCGGGCATGTGGCGGCGGATAAAATGGAAGTCGCCGGCGATGACGTCGGCCCACTGGTAGTACTTCTGGAACTTGGGCTTGGTGGCCGTCTGCTTTTCACCCGTCGGATACAGCACCGAAATGGGCAGCTGCACGACGATGGGCGCCAGCAGCCGGGCCACTCGCACAAACGTCCCCAAAGACCGCAGCGGGACGGGGAGGCCCAGCACGAACATGAGGTCGCCGATGATGAGGTCGCAGCCCGTCTTGGCCAGCTCCTCGGCCATGCCGAAGCGGTCCACCGACGCCACCATCAGGACCGTCCGCCCGCGAAAATCGACCAGCCCTTCCTCCCGCAGGTAGCGGATGACCCGGCGTTCCAGGGTGTTCTTGAGCCCGCTGCCGTCGACGATGGGCGTCCGCACCGCCGCCCGCGCCAGCGGCAGGGAGGCGTGCAACAGATAGCGGCGCCGGCCGGCGACCAGGTAGAGGTCCGTGCCTCCCATGCCGAAGGCATCGACCTTTCCGTCCAGCTCGCGGATCAGGGCGATGGCCTTCTGCATGTCGCCGTCGGTGCCGATGCGCTCGATCTCGATGGTCTCACCCAGTAGCTCCAGGCGCGCGCGGTGGTTGCGCCGCGAGGAGCCGAGGCTCACGCTGACGATGCGTTTCAAACCGCCGCTTCCTCCCGTCCACGGGAACCGGGCCCCGCGGGACGGCCACCGGACGCGGCATCCTCTCCCCCGCGCCCGCGGGCAAGCCGCGCCTCGGTAAACGACCCAAGGCGCGCGACATCCGCGCCCTCGCGGACATGAAGACGGAGCGCGCCTTCGGCTTCGACGGGCAGAACTATTACGCGCAGCTCGCGGCGGTGGTGGCCCTCCCCGAGTCTCCCGAGCCCCCGGGGGGGCGCCCCCCCCGGGCGGGGGGAAAGCGGCCGCGCCCACTAGGCCCCACGCGACGCGCGCGCTGTAGGAACAGG
It encodes:
- a CDS encoding quinate 5-dehydrogenase gives rise to the protein MKRIVSVSLGSSRRNHRARLELLGETIEIERIGTDGDMQKAIALIRELDGKVDAFGMGGTDLYLVAGRRRYLLHASLPLARAAVRTPIVDGSGLKNTLERRVIRYLREEGLVDFRGRTVLMVASVDRFGMAEELAKTGCDLIIGDLMFVLGLPVPLRSLGTFVRVARLLAPIVVQLPISVLYPTGEKQTATKPKFQKYYQWADVIAGDFHFIRRHMPDDLTGKTVITQTITKKDVDELKRRGVRLLVTSTPELNGRSFATNVIEALLIAVSGRGRELAPEEYLALIDELDLRPRIEQLND